The Bacteroidia bacterium genomic interval AATGGTGCAGCAGGAAGTGCGGGTAATATCTATGGACTTACCCCAAATATCATTGAGGAGCGTCAGATGAACGCCGTAGCGATGGACGTATTCTCCCGTCTTATGATGGATAGAATCATATTTCTAGGGACAGGAATCAATGATCAGGTAGCAAATATTGTGAGTGCACAGCTCCTTTGGATGCAGTCTGTTGATGCGAAAAAAGACGTAAATATCTATATCAACTCCCCAGGTGGAAGTGTTTATGCCGGTCTAGGCATCTATGACACCATGCAACTCGTTAGTCCAGATGTAGCAACTATCTGTACAGGCATGGCTGCATCTATGGGAGCAGTTCTTCTTTGTGCAGGTGCTGCAGGTAAGCGTTCGGGGCTACCTCATTCACGTGTGATGATTCACCAACCAATGGGCGGAGCACAAGGACAGGCTTCTGATATTGAAATTGTACACCAGCAGATCCAGTTGTTGAAAAAGGAATTGTATGAAATCCTTGCTAAGCATTCTGGACAGACTTATGAAAAAATCTGGGAAGACTCTGATCGCGACAAGTGGATGAAAGCTGATGAGGCCAAAGCCTACGGTCTGATTGACGATGTCCTCGCACCTGATCAAGAAGCCTAGATTATAAAGAATTTTGAGTATGCAGATGAGAAATGAAAGTTGTTCTTTTTGCGGGCGGTCAAAGAGAGAAGTTCAAATACTACTTGCGGGATATGGAGGTGCACATATTTGCGAAAATTGTGTAGCTCATGCTTCTACCATTATTGAGGAGGAGTTTAAGGAAAAACCTATAACTCGCATCACTCGGGTACCGAAACCCCGTGAGATTACTGAGCACCTCAATAAATATGTCATAGGGCAGGAAGAAGCCAAGAAAGTATTGTCCGTTGCTGTATATAATCACTACAAGCGGATCATGGATTCTGAATCCCGTACAGACGATGATGTAGAACTCGAAAAGAGCAATGTACTCATGGTGGGAAAAACCGGTACCGGAAAAACCCTCATGGCTAGAAGTATCGCTCGTCTGCTCAATGTTCCTTTTTGTATCGCAGATGCAACTGTACTTACCGAAGCGGGTTATGTGGGTGAGGACGTAGAAAGTGTGTTGGTGAGATTGCTGCAGGAAGCGGATTATGATGTAGATGCAACCGAAAGAGGTATCGTGTACATCGATGAGATCGATAAGATTTCCCGCAAGTCCGACAATCCTTCCATCACCCGTGATGTAAGTGGAGAAGGCGTACAACAAGCCCTTCTTAAGCTGCTCGAAGGCTCTGTTGCCAATGTTCCCCCCAAAGGAGGAAGAAAGCATCCGGAACAAAGTCTGGTACAAATAGATACAACCAATATTCTCTTCATCTGCGGAGGCGCTTTCGAAGGAATAGAGAAAAATATATCCAAGCGGATTTCCGTACAAGAGATCGGATTTACGTCTACCAATGGTAAAGATATTGAAGGAGAAAACCTCTACAGATATATCCAGCCTGCTGACTTAAGATCTTTCGGTCTCATCCCGGAAATCATTGGTCGACTTCCCGTACTCACCTATCTCAATCCTCTTGACGAGAAAGCCCTGAGAAGGATTCTCGTTGAACCCAAAAACTCTATCATTCGTCAATATAAGCGCATGTTTGAGTTGGAAGGCAAAACCCTGAGTTTTGAGGATGATGTCCTGGATACAGTTGTGAACAGGGCCAGTGAACTGAAACTGGGAGCTCGTGGTCTAAGATCAATTATCGAAGCAATCATGCTGGACGTCATGTATGATATGCCGGAGTCTGATGTCGAGCATTACCATATTACGATGGATATTGCCCGTGAGAAACTGGTCGAAGCAAACCTGATCAATTTCCGCCAGGCGGGATAAAACAATATTTTTAGAACAAAATTGCCATTCCTGATTTATATTAGGGATGGCATATTTTTTAGCCCATTAGCCTAAAAGCAGTAAGCAAACAGGCCTTATCTATGAATTACCCCGACCTATCCGATCCAATCATTTTTCTGGGAGCTTCGATCATGGTTTCGCTGGTTGTATTTTTCCGCTATGTTCTCATTGCCGGTGGATTCTATCTTTTCTTTTATGTTTTCAGAATCAAACAATACGAACAGCGTAAACTGAGCAAAAGACTTCGGGAGAAAAATCAATCCCGCAAGGAAATCCTTTGGTCCTTCTGGACTTCTCTGGTATTTGGAGTTAGCGGGGCATTTATGCTCTGGGCCTGGCAAAAAGGCTATACGCAAATATATTTTGACATTTCCGAGCATCCTCTCTACCTGCTACCCCTGAGCTTTTTTGGAACCATGCTTATCCATGAAACCTATTACTACTGGTTGCACAGGTGGATGCATAAACCTAGCGTCTATAAACTGATTCATCGTGTTCATCATGATAGCATCGTTACCTCTCCCTGGACCTCCTTTTCTTTTCACCCCTGGGAATCTGTCCTACAATCCATCGTAGTGCCTTCACTTGTATTTATCTATCCCATGCATGTGTCCGTAGTGCTGCTACTCCTGACAACCATGACGCTTACCTCCTGTATTAATCACCTCGACATAGAAATTTATCCCAAAGGCTTTGACAAGCATTGGTTAGGAAAATGGCTTATAGGGGCTACCCATCACAGCTTGCATCACTCCCAGTTTCGCTTTAATTATGGCCTCTATTTCACCTTTTGGGACAAATGGATGGACACAGAAAGTCCGCATTATCATAAAAGGTTTAAGGAGAAAACCGAGGAAGGCAGTAAGGAAAAGCTTGCAAAAGTATAGGGAATCCTAAAACTTTGTTGTAAAAAGGGGTGCGAAAGCACGATTGATAAAACAACATGCACTTTAGTGTTTTTATTGTCTATAAGATGCATCCATAGCATGCATTTTATTGTTATTAATAATGAACCTATAATCTCGCGGACATGAGTACTTACAGACACATCCAGTTTTGGCTGCTCCTTGGTCTATTTATGATATTCAGTAATGCATTTGCTGATGGAGAAAAATCCATTCAGGCAAAGATCAATAAAGTGGTCCGCACCGCTGAGTCATATATAGGTACTCCTCATGTCTGGGGAGGGATGAGTAAAAAAGGCATAGACTGTTCTGCATTGATGAAAGTGAGTTTTGCTGCTGGAGGAATTGAACTTCCTCGAAATTCGCGTCAACAAGCCACCGTTGGTAAAGCTGTAAGGCGTAGAGACCTCCGTAGAGGGGATTTAATCTTCTTCAAGATCAATGGAGCTAAAATCAGTCATACAGGTCTTGTAACCAAACGTATAGGCAATGATGTAGAGTTTATTCATACCTCCTCTTCGAGGGGTGTAATGAAATCCCGGCTCAATGAAAAATACTGGACCCGACGCTACTCAAATGGACGCAGGGTATGGAAAGGTAGAGAGAGAAGGCAGCAACGTCCGCCTATCGCATCCACGCCGCCACCCAGAAAAGCAGACAAAGCTGCTCCACAGACTGATCCTGTGATAGTCGAAGAACCCAGAGAAGAAAGACCTCCAAGCGCGATTGGTGCCGGTCAATTCCCTCAGGGATCCAGTCACGAGTTGAAAAGAAAAACCCTCAAGCGTATGAGTGATAGTGAGCTTACACTCGTAAGTATGGAAATATATGCCCGAAACGGCTATATTTTCCCCACACCAAAAGCACGCAAGATGTTTGAAGACCTGGATTGGTACCAGGCCATTCCCAATAAGACTTCCAACAGACGTAAGCTCAATAGACGTCTGAGTCTACTTGAGAAATCCAATCTGAAACGAATCCGGAAAGAATTGTCCAAAAGGATCGGGAGCTGAAACCGCTGAGAGCCTATTGCCTCATAGCCGCACTCCCTGATTCGTGCAGAATAATAGCGTGCATACAAAGCCAAAAATATGTAAAGATTGCAAAGCTCCCTTTTCTTACAAAAGAAAGGGGAGCTTTGATTTAGGCGGAGGGCTTACAGATAGCTTTACTTAACGATCACATCTGTAGTAATCGTCACAAAATCTCCCGATCCCAGTTCTCCAAAAGCGATACGCGTGGATTCGGTATGATCATCATTGGTCAGGAAGTTGTTTTGATTAAAAGCTTCTACTCTGACGTAGATAGGGTTGGGACGATAAACCCATTGGGTTCCACTGGCAAATCCATTGCCTTGCAAATCCATAGCAGGGAAAGACAATCTTCCATTGGCATCGGTTGTCCCGATATTATTGTTCGCTACATTGGGAGATCCTGTATACAAGCCATCACGATTGTTGTCTTTGTGCTCATTGTAGGAAGATTGGAAAGGAAACAGGATCACCGTAGCATCAGCGATGGGGTTTCCAGCTTCATCTTCTACAAAAAAGATAAGCTCCGCCATGGGAGTAATATTGGGTTCAATTTCTTCTGCACAGGATGCTAGTCCCAAAATCAGGAATACACCCAACGTAATTTTCCAAACCCAACTATATTTGTTCTGAATCATCATTACCTATTTTCTGCAATTTTCTAGAATAACGAATAAAAAATCAATCCATTATCAGACATTTTGCGCTTATTTGGGCAAGAATATCAGATAGATCTTTTATTAATAACGGTCAATTACTCATTTCTGCTGCAAGATCAGCTTTTCCTCCGAAAAAAGAGCTTAAAAATAAAGATACTAGCTTAGGACATGCGAAAGATATTCATAGCCATAAGCCTCCTATTGAGCATTCTCTTTATACTTGCCCTCCGGCCTGTACCTATGCTTAAGGAAAATGAATGTAAAGAGGTAATCGGAACGTTGGAGCGACTGCAAGAAGGGCCGGGATATGACCTGGTATTCAAATTGGCTGAGGATTCCAGGCACTTCTATATCAATAGAGCCCTGGAACAGGGATTGAATCTCGCGGAATTGAAAGCCCAACTTATCGGAAAAGAGATAAGCCTAAAATATCCCGAACACTGGACGCCTCTGGATCCCTTTAATGAAAGTATTCATGTTTCCATACTCGAATTTGAAGGAAAAAAACTCTATGACGAAACCCCTCAGGAATAAAGGCCTATTTTTTCTCTGCCAATAAGTCTTTCTCGATTAGGGTTGCGGCAATTTTGGCTATCAGCTCAAAAGGAATTCCGGATCTTTTAGCCATATCCAGCAAAGAATATTCTCCATCAGCAAGATTCAATACCCAAAGCATAGCCATCTGCAAGGCCTTGCTATCACTATTTCCTCCAATAGCATCGTACAAGCCTCTCTTTCCTAATTGAGGTTCGCATTTGGGGGAAAGGTTAACATAGGTCTTATTGGCTTCCAGAAGCTCAACTACTTTTCGGTACATCTCCAGAGATTCCTCGATATATTCGGGCCGAACCAGTTCAAGATTATCTCCGGAAGTATGATACTCCGGATATTGTCCAAATTGGGTACGGGTAAAATTGCCTACTGCCAGATTGAAAGCAGGAGAACAGAATTGGCGTTCATCATATCCATAGGGAAAGAAGTCTATCACTTTATGAGCTTTGCCCGATTGCTCCAGTACATACTCAGCAATTTGGTCAATTTCAGCATCTCCTCTTCGACTTCGTTTATAGGTAAAATTGCCGGGGTCTCCCAATAAAGAAGCTACCAGGCCGTGTTTGATGTAGGGGATTCTCTCCTCATTTTCAGCTAACCAGGTAATCGATCCAATAGTACCCGGAATGAACAAAAAGCGATACGAATACCGATTGCTGGAAGTCAATAGTCCTTTCGCCAATTCCGTCACCACAGCTATACCAGTCAGATTATCATTAGCCAAAGAGGGATGGCAGATATGCGCCGAAAAAATCACTTCATCGGAACTTTCCCCTGGAATATACAATTCTCCATAAGTCAGAGATCCTGCTTCAAGACTTGAATCAATAAATACCTCGTATTCTCCATTCTCCAATTTCTGTAAATCCTCATGCCGCATACAAAAGCCCCATTGTTCCCGATAGTAACTGGTTCTATAGGGAATAAGATCCGGCTGATCCGGAAGGCTATACACATGCTTTTTCAGTGCCTCAAGATCCATTTTTTGATGGACAGGCGTACTATAATTGAGGATATGGAGATTATGCTCGGCAAAATCAATCACCTTATTTCCCGCTGCGTCCTTCACCCAGGCTTCACGGATATTCCATTCCTTGGGTACAGTCCAGTCAAAGACCTGCTTTCCACTCGGAACCTCAAAAATATCCAGGGGGATTTCTTCCTGGAGCATGCGGAGGCTTTCTCTTACTCCATTTCCAGTGATGCTACGGCAAATTGGATAGAGGCGCTGAGCAAGCTGATGCATGCTTTCGCCAATACGGGATTCTGTAATCATGTCAATAAAGGTAGGCGATTAAGCCCAAAAATCAGACGAAAATTACGGGAAGATATTAGGCTGCTTCCTTTTCAAACTGAAGGACTTCCCGATTCCTCGCTGCCATTCTTTTTTCACGTGGTGTACGGATATTAAATTTCCGCATAAGTTTACCCGCCCAAACCCGAGGTTTGATGATCAGGTAATAATGTACCATGATGGAAATTGCAGCATATAGTGCCGATAAAATCCTAATGGGAAAGAAAACCTCACGAAAAGCTTTTTCTCTAAAGCTAATCTCCTTGAAAGCATCTATGCTAATTTTAAAGAAAGGCATAAATCCCCAGATAAAATTCTCTCCCATGGTTCTCACATATTTGTGGAAATCACTGGAGGTTCCATCCATAGACTTATAGTAACCATCCAATTCTAACTGCCGCAATTTTCCTTTAAATGCGAGTCCAGCCAAAAAATGCCAGTCATTGCCCAAAACAGACCTCAATCTGAGTTTCTTACCCCAATCCAATCTGAACATACCATGAATCAGTCCCGCCATCTTGGAAGTCTGATAAAGTTTCAGGGAACGTAGTAAGGGAACATTACCATCAATGGTTTGTCCTTCTTCACAATCTTCCACGCGTCCATCAACCATGTAGTTTACCTTTCCACATACCAGCGCATATTCTCTGTTATTTTCCAGATAGTCTACATATGTACTGAGGATACCAGGAGGAAAATAATCATCATCAGATAGGTAGATAAAATATTTTCCATTCGCAACATGGAGGAGGTATTCGAAATTGGGCATCAAACCCAAATTTCTCGACTGCCTGTGATAATTGATGCGATGATCCATGCGTGCATATTTTTCACACAATTCTCGAGTCCCATCAATCGAGGCATTATCAGATATGATAATCTCCAGATTGGGATAATCCTGAGCAAGTAAAGAGGACAAGGCTTTTTCTACACGGTTGGCTCCATTAAAAGTAGGAATTCCAACACTTACTAGCGGTCTAGGGTTTTCCGACATGGCATCGGCTTTTTAAATGGTTTTCAACATCCGGTTTTGCTTCCGGTAAACTGGTTGTACAGATCGTCCTATAAGGTATTTATTCACCCCTTCCTCAATGGCTTTTTTATAAACATTGAGGGCTTCGTGGAAGACCTCTACGGTACGGTCAGTATCTTTATCTGTATGAGAGAAACTATTGACAAGATTGGGGGCAATGATCCCTCTTTTCATGATTTCCTGCAGAAAGAGAGTTCGATACGGTTGCGAGGGTAGTTTGTCCTGCCCTTTCGTACCAAATACCAGACATGCTGGATGCCCAATAATAGAGAAATACTCTCCAATCCCATATTCATCAATAGATTTCTGGATACCTGCGCGGAGTCTTTCTCCCTGGTAATCCAGATATTCAATCACATTATGCTTTTTATATTCGTCAACAATGGACATATACGCGGCCAGGGCATGATTTTCTGCACCATGTGTAGTCGATAAGAGGAATACTCTCTCTTTATCGTGATGCAATCCCCCCAGTTCCATCAATTCTCTTTTCCCTGCCAAAGCGGAAACAGCAAAACCATTTCCCATCGCTTTTCCGAAAGTTGTCAAATCAGGTACAACTCCATATTTGGTTTGAGCTCCCCCTAAGTGCCAACGATATCCGGTGATCATTTCATCCAGAATAAATACGGTTCCATGTGCTTTACAAAGTGACATAAATTCGCACAGGAAATCCTGATCTACCGGCGTGTATTTCTCTGTTTCCATGATAACACAGGCAATATCATCCGGATATGCCTCAAACATCGCCTTTACAGATTCAAGGTCATTGAACTTGAATTTGAGGGTTTGGTTGATCACGTTTTGAGGAATGCCTGCATTGATAGCAGTCGCCCCAATAAACCAATCATCAATGGAAAAGAAAGGATGATCACCACAAATGGCAATTAGGTCCCTTCCGGTATAGGCTCTGGATAGTTTAATCGCCGCTGTAGTGGCGTCTGAGCCATTTTTGCAAAACTTCACCATTTCCATTCCAGGAGTAACTTCCAGGAATTTCTCGGCGGCTTTCAGCTCTATGTGAGCAGGTCTTGCATAATTATTTCCCAATTGCATCTGCTTGTAAGCAGCTTCTATGGGTGCTTCGTATCCATGTCCAAGACTAATTGCCCGCAGGCCCATTCCATACTCAATAAACTCATTACCATCCACATCCCATACATGGCATCCTTTACCTCGCTCAATAATGGGAGGCATAAATTCCGGATACTGGTCATCCCCCTTGGCGTAAGTATGCGCGCCGCCAGGAATTAGTTCATGAAATTTGGGTTGAAGTGCTAAGGAGTTGCTAAAGTCTGTAATCTTATCCATGAAAAATCGAAAAAAGTATCATATCATGTGTGCCTGCCTGTAGTTTAGCTTCTACTATTCAAAAAAAAGAAAAGGAAGCAGTATCTAAAGGAAAAGCTACTGAATGGATACATTTGTCTATTGAATGGCAAAAATATATCCATTTAAAGATATGAGTCTTCTCACCTAACGTGAGAAGACCATTTTTCTTGCATGGAAAGCTTCAGCATATCGGCTGGGGCTGGCGGATTCAAGACCTCGTACCCGCATCAGAGAAATGAAGGTTTCTCTGTCAAACCAGTGTTTACCTGCCTGGGTAGGAAATGCCTCAAGCAGGATTTCAATCTTCCGTTCGGCATCTTCCTCATCTATATGGAAGAAACAATTCGGAATTCCCAGATCTCCGTCATATTTGGGGATTTCATACTCAAGGATCATATGGTTCCGGAAAGTGTTCCAGGCCAGATCTGATAGGAGTCTATGATCCTGATGTCTATCTGAACGATAATGGGTAAATACCACATCCGGCTCAAATCCTTTTTTGATTTCCTCAAATTTTTCCTTGATCTCCAGGGCTGAAAACTGGAGGAAGGCATCCCTGAAGCTAAATACGCTAACTTCAGCAGGGACGCCTTCCAGAAATTTGGCAGCGCTTGCCTCCGCCTCATTTTTTCGCGTTTCATTGGAGGCGAAAACGACCCAACGAACTTTGGCGATTTTATAGTTTCTAAATAAATGAAGCAAGGTTCCTCCGGCTCCAATCTCAATATCATCGCTATGAGCTCCCAGGCACAAGACATTGAGGCCTTCGGATTTATCAAAGGTCAAAAACTGCATATTTCTTTATTACAACTGTATCAACTCTTTTGGATTGACATCTTTTTCCTGCCAGACAGTCCAGGGAGTATTTCCTTTCGCCTCCATTTCATCCAACTTCATTTTATCCTTGAAGGTATCCATCGCTTCCCAGAATCCATTATGGTGATAGGTGGTCAGTTTTTTATTTTCGATCAGCCTTTGGAAAGGTTCTGCTACCAATTCGTCTCCATACTCCATATAATCGAAAATCTGAGGTCTGAAGGCAAAGTAGCCCACATTTAACCACAATTTTGCATTAGAAATAGGAGAAATTGAAGTAACCAGACCATCTTCCTCTGACTTGATGACATGAAAACTGGCCGTCGGTTTGTAGCTGGCAAAGCTGGCTACCTTATCCGGTTGCTCTTTGAAATGGTCGATCAAAGAAGGGAGGTGAATATCAGATAAACCATCTGAATAATTCGCCAGAAACATTTCCTCTCCTTCGAGGTATTGTCTGACTTTCATCAGACGCATTCCAATATTAGAATTGATACCGGTATCAACAAAGGTGATATTCCAGTCTTCTATGTCAGAATTGATCAGTTCTATGTTCTTGCCCCCTTTCGAATAGACAAAGTCATTGGAAATGGTCTCATCGTAGTTGACAAAATAATCTTTGATATAATCCCCTCTATATCCCAGGGCCAGAATAAAATCTTTATGACCGAAATGTGCATAATATTTCATCACATTCCAGAGGATGGGTCTGTATCCAACCCGTACCATAGGTTTCGGAATGGTTTCAGAGTAGTCTCGCAAGCGAGTTCCAAGGCCACCGCAGAAAAGTACAACTTTCATTAAATGGGTAATTAAAGGTTAAGTTTATTAAGGTGTTAGCACGGGTGGATCAAAAACAATGGTCTCCGGAATCGGAACAACAAATTTAGCTCCCCACTCTCCAATAAAGGCCATCTGCCTGATGATTTCATCTTTGATGTTCCAGGGGAGAATCAATACATAATCAGGTTTTGTTTCTGCGATTTTATCCGGATGGTGGATAGGGATATGGGTCCCTGGCAGAAATTTGCCTTGTTTATAGTCACTCCTGTCAACCACATAATCCAGAAAATCTTCCCTGATTCCACAATAGTTGAGCAAGGTATTTCCTTTACCAGGCGCTCCGTATCCAACTACTGTTTTTCCAGATCTTTTAGCATCTATCAAAAAACTCAGCAATTTCCGCTTGGTCTCTTTTACTTTTTCTTCGAAGTCTGCATAGAACTCAAAGCTGTCCATCCCCAAATCTTTTTCCCTTTGTAGCAGAGCTTGTGCTCGCTCTGTGACAGGAAGGTCTGTGTTCTCTGTATGTCTCCCATAAATTCTTAAGGAGCCTCCATGAGTAGGAATTTCTTCTACATCAAATAAGGTCAGACCTGCCTTGGCAAATATTTGGGTTACCGACAGAAAAGAAAGGTAACAGAAATGCTCATGATATATCGTATCAAACTGATTTTCTTCTACCAGGCGTTGCAAATGAGGAAATTCCATCGTTATCACGCCTTTTTCTCCCAGCATTACCTTCATTCCCTCTACAAAGTCATTGATATCCGGAACGTGAGCCAGCACATTATTTCCCAATAGAAGGTCCGCAGAACCGTATTGATCTTTGAGTTTTTTGGCTGATTCTACCCCAAAATACACAACCTCTGTCCGCACTCCTTTTTCTATAGCGACAGCCGAGCAGTTTTCAGAAGGTTCTACCCCCAATACGGGTATTCCTTTTTCGACAAACCATTGTAGCAGATATCCATCATTACTGGCAATTTCTACCATCAGATTATCCTGTTTAAATCCAAATCGCTCGACCATCAAATCTGTATAGTCTTTTGCATGCTGGACCCAACTGGTAGAATAAGAAGAGAAGTAGGCATATTCCCCTCCAAAGATTTCTTCGCCACTCACATACTCATCTAATTGAACCAACCAACAATCTCCGCAAACAAAAGTATGCAGGGGATAGAAAGGTTCCATCGAGTTCATCTTTTCGGGGTAAATGTAGCTTTCACAGAGCGGGGACATACCCAGATTTACCATGCTACTCAAGTTTGTTGAGTTGCAAAATCTACAGCTGCGATCCTGGGCAGATTCTGCAGCGCTATGGGAATGATTAGCCATAAGAGAAATGTTTTAGAATAGCCTAGAGGGCTAATCCAGTAAAAGAATCGGTTAAGTATGGATAATTTTGATCTTTTTCGGAAAGAATCGTTGCTTCGAGCGGCCACTCAATACCTATACGAGGATCGTCAAACCTGATACCTCCTTCATGACCGGGAGTATAAAAGGCCGTATGATGATAAATCAAATGTGTATCCTCTTCCAGGGTTTGAAAGCCATGGGCAAAACCTTCCGGTATATATATCATTCGTTTATTTTCAGCAGATAGCTCTACACCTATCCATTGGAGGAAGCTGGGAGAATCTTTTCTTATATCTACCAAAACATCGAAGACCTTACCTTTAATGCATCGGATCAGTTTGATCTCAGCAAAAGGGGGATTTTGATAGTGAACGCCCCGAATACTGGCTTTGGTTCGGGTTTCAGAATGATTGAATTGGACAAACTCTTTCGAATGTCCAATTCCTTCAAATTCATTTTTACAATAGGTGCGGGCGAAAAGGCCTCTTTCATCTTTGAAAGCTTCCAAATCGATTATATAAGCATCCTTGAGCTTCGTTTCAGTAAATATCATTTACACCAGACTTAATGACTCATCGATCTCTTTGTTGTCGAGCAAGTCATTAACCACTACCAATCTCATCAAACGGGATTTTCTGAAATCTGCATCCTTAAATCCGATACCTCTCAATCCCTCGATCAATCCTTCAATAGAAGTTTTGAGTGTAAATTCTGGTTGATGATCTGGAGCCAGCTCTTTAAAGAGATCAAAATTAACGCGGTAAGATCGTTTATCGGGCTCGGCATTTTCATTAACAGAAACGTCAATATTCGGCAAAAGACGTTGCACTTCATAAGCCAACTCTTTAACCTGGTAGTTCCATTCATTACTACCGGTATTAACAACGAGGAAATTCCCTCCATTTTCATTGCTTCTTCCATTGGACCAGCGAATAGCTCTAGCCATATCCAACACATTGATCAGGGGTCTCCAGGGAGTACCATCACTGAGAATGTCAATCTTACCGGAAGTCAGTGCTCCAGCAACAAAGTCATTTACTACCAGATCCAGGCGAGTTCTTTCACTCATTCCACAGGCAGTAGCAAATCTGTGACAAGTAATCTGAAAGTCATCACTTGCCAGTGGCTCAAGATCTATTTCAGATTGAATCTTTGAT includes:
- a CDS encoding ATP-dependent Clp protease proteolytic subunit, which produces MNPQDFQKYATQHQRINSLVMHDYVSHVNGAAGSAGNIYGLTPNIIEERQMNAVAMDVFSRLMMDRIIFLGTGINDQVANIVSAQLLWMQSVDAKKDVNIYINSPGGSVYAGLGIYDTMQLVSPDVATICTGMAASMGAVLLCAGAAGKRSGLPHSRVMIHQPMGGAQGQASDIEIVHQQIQLLKKELYEILAKHSGQTYEKIWEDSDRDKWMKADEAKAYGLIDDVLAPDQEA
- the clpX gene encoding ATP-dependent Clp protease ATP-binding subunit ClpX gives rise to the protein MRNESCSFCGRSKREVQILLAGYGGAHICENCVAHASTIIEEEFKEKPITRITRVPKPREITEHLNKYVIGQEEAKKVLSVAVYNHYKRIMDSESRTDDDVELEKSNVLMVGKTGTGKTLMARSIARLLNVPFCIADATVLTEAGYVGEDVESVLVRLLQEADYDVDATERGIVYIDEIDKISRKSDNPSITRDVSGEGVQQALLKLLEGSVANVPPKGGRKHPEQSLVQIDTTNILFICGGAFEGIEKNISKRISVQEIGFTSTNGKDIEGENLYRYIQPADLRSFGLIPEIIGRLPVLTYLNPLDEKALRRILVEPKNSIIRQYKRMFELEGKTLSFEDDVLDTVVNRASELKLGARGLRSIIEAIMLDVMYDMPESDVEHYHITMDIAREKLVEANLINFRQAG
- a CDS encoding sterol desaturase family protein, which codes for MNYPDLSDPIIFLGASIMVSLVVFFRYVLIAGGFYLFFYVFRIKQYEQRKLSKRLREKNQSRKEILWSFWTSLVFGVSGAFMLWAWQKGYTQIYFDISEHPLYLLPLSFFGTMLIHETYYYWLHRWMHKPSVYKLIHRVHHDSIVTSPWTSFSFHPWESVLQSIVVPSLVFIYPMHVSVVLLLLTTMTLTSCINHLDIEIYPKGFDKHWLGKWLIGATHHSLHHSQFRFNYGLYFTFWDKWMDTESPHYHKRFKEKTEEGSKEKLAKV
- a CDS encoding NlpC/P60 family protein, producing MSTYRHIQFWLLLGLFMIFSNAFADGEKSIQAKINKVVRTAESYIGTPHVWGGMSKKGIDCSALMKVSFAAGGIELPRNSRQQATVGKAVRRRDLRRGDLIFFKINGAKISHTGLVTKRIGNDVEFIHTSSSRGVMKSRLNEKYWTRRYSNGRRVWKGRERRQQRPPIASTPPPRKADKAAPQTDPVIVEEPREERPPSAIGAGQFPQGSSHELKRKTLKRMSDSELTLVSMEIYARNGYIFPTPKARKMFEDLDWYQAIPNKTSNRRKLNRRLSLLEKSNLKRIRKELSKRIGS
- a CDS encoding DUF4910 domain-containing protein, which codes for MITESRIGESMHQLAQRLYPICRSITGNGVRESLRMLQEEIPLDIFEVPSGKQVFDWTVPKEWNIREAWVKDAAGNKVIDFAEHNLHILNYSTPVHQKMDLEALKKHVYSLPDQPDLIPYRTSYYREQWGFCMRHEDLQKLENGEYEVFIDSSLEAGSLTYGELYIPGESSDEVIFSAHICHPSLANDNLTGIAVVTELAKGLLTSSNRYSYRFLFIPGTIGSITWLAENEERIPYIKHGLVASLLGDPGNFTYKRSRRGDAEIDQIAEYVLEQSGKAHKVIDFFPYGYDERQFCSPAFNLAVGNFTRTQFGQYPEYHTSGDNLELVRPEYIEESLEMYRKVVELLEANKTYVNLSPKCEPQLGKRGLYDAIGGNSDSKALQMAMLWVLNLADGEYSLLDMAKRSGIPFELIAKIAATLIEKDLLAEKK
- a CDS encoding glycosyltransferase family 2 protein, with the protein product MSENPRPLVSVGIPTFNGANRVEKALSSLLAQDYPNLEIIISDNASIDGTRELCEKYARMDHRINYHRQSRNLGLMPNFEYLLHVANGKYFIYLSDDDYFPPGILSTYVDYLENNREYALVCGKVNYMVDGRVEDCEEGQTIDGNVPLLRSLKLYQTSKMAGLIHGMFRLDWGKKLRLRSVLGNDWHFLAGLAFKGKLRQLELDGYYKSMDGTSSDFHKYVRTMGENFIWGFMPFFKISIDAFKEISFREKAFREVFFPIRILSALYAAISIMVHYYLIIKPRVWAGKLMRKFNIRTPREKRMAARNREVLQFEKEAA
- a CDS encoding glutamate-1-semialdehyde 2,1-aminomutase, translating into MDKITDFSNSLALQPKFHELIPGGAHTYAKGDDQYPEFMPPIIERGKGCHVWDVDGNEFIEYGMGLRAISLGHGYEAPIEAAYKQMQLGNNYARPAHIELKAAEKFLEVTPGMEMVKFCKNGSDATTAAIKLSRAYTGRDLIAICGDHPFFSIDDWFIGATAINAGIPQNVINQTLKFKFNDLESVKAMFEAYPDDIACVIMETEKYTPVDQDFLCEFMSLCKAHGTVFILDEMITGYRWHLGGAQTKYGVVPDLTTFGKAMGNGFAVSALAGKRELMELGGLHHDKERVFLLSTTHGAENHALAAYMSIVDEYKKHNVIEYLDYQGERLRAGIQKSIDEYGIGEYFSIIGHPACLVFGTKGQDKLPSQPYRTLFLQEIMKRGIIAPNLVNSFSHTDKDTDRTVEVFHEALNVYKKAIEEGVNKYLIGRSVQPVYRKQNRMLKTI
- a CDS encoding PIG-L deacetylase family protein, encoding MQFLTFDKSEGLNVLCLGAHSDDIEIGAGGTLLHLFRNYKIAKVRWVVFASNETRKNEAEASAAKFLEGVPAEVSVFSFRDAFLQFSALEIKEKFEEIKKGFEPDVVFTHYRSDRHQDHRLLSDLAWNTFRNHMILEYEIPKYDGDLGIPNCFFHIDEEDAERKIEILLEAFPTQAGKHWFDRETFISLMRVRGLESASPSRYAEAFHARKMVFSR